attctcattttaatttttattaatcacttatttttttatatgtacatttatagtttttttttttaattcttattctTTTCTCTGAAATTATAATATCAGAATTTATGGATGAAAATGAGTTCTGGCTCATTagaaataaaggaaatacagaaaataaagaataaataaatggagaAGATGGATGATGTGCTTCTGtcttagtttttctttttttctctttttttctcagtatgAAATTCTGCTCTGCGTGCAAGACCACGACGATCCGGCCATCGACGTGTGTAAAAAGCTGCTGGGGAAATACCCCAGCGTCGACGCCCGCTTATTTATAGGTAAGCGATTATACACTCGATAAGTGTGTGAGTAggtgtgtgaataagtgtgttggtgtgtgagtaggtgtgtgaataagtgtgttggtgtgtgagtaggtgtgtgaataagtgtgttggtgtgtgagtaggtgtgtgaataagtgtgttggtgtgtgaataggtgtgtgaataagtgtgtgaataagtgtgttagtaagcgtgtgaataagtgtgttaataagcgtgttagtgtgttaataagcgtgttagtgtgttaataagcgtgttagtgtgttaataagtgtgttagtgtgttaataagcGTGTGAATAAGCGTGTTAGTGCGTTGgtaagcgtgttagtgtgttggtaAGCGTGTGaataagcgtgttagtgtgttaataagcgtgttagtgtgttaataagcgtgttagtgtgttaataagcgtgttagtgtgttaataagcgtgtgaataagcgtgttagtgtgtgaataagcgtgttagtgtgtgaataagcgtgttagtgtgttaataagtgtgttagtgtgttggtaagcgtgttagtgtgttaataagcgtgttagtgtgttaataagcgtgttagtgtgttaataagcgtgttagtgtgttaataagcgtgttagtgtgttaataagcgtgttagtgtgtgaataagcgtgttagtgtgttaataagcgtgtgaataagcgtgttagtgtgtgaataagcgtgttagtgtgtgaataagcgtgttagtgtgttaataagtgtgttagtgtgttaataagcgtgtgaataagcgtgttagtgtgtgaataagcgtgttagtgtgttaataagtgtgttagtgtgttggtaagcgtgttagtgtgttaataagcgtgttagtgtgttaataagcgtgttagtgtgttaataagcgtgttagtgtgttaataagcgtgtgaataagcgtgttagtgtgtgaataagcgtgttagtgtgttggtaagcgtgttagtgtgttaataagcgtgttagtgtgttaataagcgtgttagtgtgttaataagcgtgttagtgtgttaataagcgtgttagtgtgttaataagcgtgtgaataagcgtgttagtgtgtgaataagcgtgttagtgtgttaataagcgtgttagtgtgttaataagcgtgtgaataagcgtgttagtgtgtgaataagcgtgttagtgtgttaataagcgtgttagtgtgttaataagcgtgtgaataagcgtgttagtgtgtgaataagcgtgttagtgtgttaataagcgtgtgaataagcgtgttagtgtgtgaataagcgtgttagtgtgttaataagcgtgttagtgtgttaataagcGTGTGAATAAGCGTGTGAATAAGCGTGTGAgtaagcgtgttagtgtgttaataagcGTGTGAATAAGCGTGTGAATAAGCGTGTGAGTAAGCGTATTAGTGTGTTAATAAGCGTGTGAATAAGCGTGTGAGTAAGCGTGTGAGTAAGCGTGTTAATAAGCGTGTGAGTAAGCGTGTGAATAAGCGTGTGAATAAGCGTGTGAGTAAGCGTGTTAATAAGCGTGTGAgtaagcgtgttagtgtgttaataagcgtgttagtgtgttaataagcgtgttagtgtgttaataagcgtgttaatgtgttaataagcgtgtgaataagtgtgttagtgtgttggtaAGCGTGTTAGCGTGTTAAtaagtgtgttagcgtgttaataagtgtgttagcgtgttaataagtgtgttagcgtgtaGGTAAGCGTGTTGGTAAGCGTGTTAataagtgtgttagtgtgttaataagtgtgttagtgtgttaataagcgtgttagtgtgttaataagcgtgttagtgtgttaataagtgtgttagtgtgttaataagtgtgttagtgtgttaataagtgtgttagtgtgttaataagcgtgttagtgtgttaataagcgtgttagtgtgttaataagtgtgttagtgtgttaataagtgtgttagtgtgttaataagtgtgttagtgtgttaataagcgtgttagtgtgttaataagcgtgttagtgtgttaataagtgtgttagcgtgttaataagtgtgttagcgtgttaaTAAGTGTGTTCGCGTGTTGGTAAGCGTGTTAATAAGTGTGTTaataagcgtgttagtgtgttaataagtgtgttagtgtgttaataagcgtgttagtgtgctggtaagtgtgttagtgtgttaataagtgtgttagtgtgttaataagcGTGTTAGCGTGTTAataagtgtgttagtgtgttaataagcgtgttagtgtgttggtaagtgtgttagcgtgttGGTAAGCGTGTTGGTAAGCGTGTTAATATTATTTCCTGTTGAGGAAACAGACGAGTCGCTTCAGGACTTCTCTTCATCTCCCCGATGAAATTATTCCATCATTCAGGGACAGATCCGAATCACTTAGGAAGATTTCCAGCGAGCGCTCCGAGCCGTGTGTATGATCTCCGAGCGCCGCTGTGTGTCTCTCCCCGGATGCACCTCCGAGACAGGAAATTGATTCTCGCCCATTaagaacaggaagtgactcCGTACCTCCGTCCTCTGGGGGCCCCGTTATCCTCCTCTCGCATGTCCTTATTCCGAACAGCGGTTAATGTGCTCACAGTGAGAAACATCACAGCGGAAACTGAAACGCCACCGAAAATAAGGGAAAAGCCACAGAAAATTCGGAAACGCGAAAGCACATTCGGAAATGTGACAAAATTAGGAAATGCGAGAGCAAATTCAGGAATGTGGCAAAATTCGGAAACATGACAAAATTCGGAAACGTGACGGTAAATTAGCGAATGTGACGGCAAATTTGTGACAAAACTTTAGCTGAAATCAAAAAGGGGCGGTCCttactgaacatcacatgctcgtTGCTGATTGGACACATCGTATCACATGATTATCACAAGGAAGATGAATTGCACTTTTTCAGTCTGTTGACTAGTTACCCTGTGACACATCAACACCCAAGCCTAATTTTTTCCCCTTgctttgatgaaaaaaaaaaaaaagttgttaatAAGCAGATAAGAGCTTTTtggtctatttatttatttatttatttatttttactttcaccGAAAAACCGATAGTGTGCGTTATGGCTAGAACTTTAGCTGTACCTTTATTATAAAAAGAGTCGAAGCACATTTAAATTTCTGTAGCAATGTACAGAGGGTTATTCAActccacacaacacacacacacacacacacacacacacacacacactcgggtGACACGCAGTAGTTCAGAGGAAGGCCTGCAGGCGTTTGATCCTCCTTTAGTCCTTCAGCTCATGTGACTCTGCATCATTAAAATGGCAGCTCTGTCTGTCCGTGTTCAGGTTAAACACGTGACTGAGGCGTGATGGCGAGGCCGTGACGGGGTTCTGGGGTTCTGTGGTTCTGGGAGGCGGCTCGGAGAACCCGGCCTCCACACTGCtctacatttttcattatttatttatttattttttaatggcCTGCTTTCAAGCGGCTCGATGTTGTTAGTTAACGTTGGTTTGTGGAGCTCAGAGCTCAGAGCAGGTCCATATCTGAGCAAGCTGCAGAAGAGAAGTGaaaagaagaacagagaagTGACGTTCTCTTCCTCcatctgttctttctctctctctcttttttccccccgcAGGCGGTAAGAAGGTTGGCATCAATCCAAAGATAAACAACCTCATGCCAGGTTACGAGGGAGCGAAATACGACCTGGTGTGGATCTGCGACAGCGGCATTCGAGGTAACGCTTCTGACACGTTCCACTTCTAAACACCGAGTTCAGTGACGTGAATCTGtgacagtagcacagctgcaaatttatattaatacattagtgtttctatagtaacagctcattcacagggacgtgtgcaGCAACCGCTACACACACACGGAGTGAAAACGTGTTTAATCGTTGCTATGGTGAAGGGATCAAGTAGAACTCTTTTAGGAGCATGAGAACCCTTAGTTCTCCAAGTAGAACTGATTTAGGAGCCTAAGAAGCCTTAATcctccaagtagaaccctttaagGAATATAAGAACCCTTAGTTCTCCATGTAGAACTCATCTAGGAGCCAAAGAACCCTTATTcctccaagtagaaccctttaagGAGCCAAACAACCCTTAGTCCTacaagtagaaccctttaagGAGCCTAAGAACCCTTATTCCTCCAAGTAGGACCCCTTTAGGAGCCTAAGAACCCTTATTcctccaagtagaaccctttaagGAGCCTAAGAACCCTTATTcctccaagtagaaccctttaagGAGCCTAAGAACCCTTATTcctccaagtagaacccctttaggagCCAAACAACCCTTAGTTccccaagtagaaccctttaagGAATATAAGAACCCTTAGTTCTCCATGTAGAACCCCCTTAGGAGCCAAACAACCTTTAGTCCTCCAAGTAGAACTGATTTAGGAGCCTAAGAACCTTTAGTCCTCCAGGTAGAACCCCTTTAGAGCCTAAGAACCCTCAGTACTTTGTAGTTCCTGTGCCAGCAATAGCGCTGTTTGGACGTTTGCATTTGTAGAAGCTTTTTACAAAAGCGCAGTGTGACGTCAAGCTATTTTTaatcatctgaccaatcagatcgcaGCTCGTGAGAAAAAggaacatggaggacaaagtgctgGGGAAAAATGAATGTTGTTAGAGAGTGAACAGAAGGAGACTGACGGGTCAAATCGGAGATATTTTAATGTGGAACACACAGAAGATTTTGGAAGTAAATCTTGTAAGGTTGTTAAGgttgccgtgtgtgtgtgtgtgtgtgtgtgtgtgtgtgtgtgtgagtcagtcacatgagctgatttatttattttttccccacaccaGCACAAAGAGTGCTCCAGTCAGCGTTAACATTCCGTGGTGTGTTTATCTGATTTCCCACAGTGAGGCCCGACACGCTGAAGGACATGGCTAATCAGATGACCGAGAAGGTGGGTCTGGTTCACGGCCTCCCCTACGTCGCAGACCGGCAGGGATTCGCCGCTACGCTCGAGCAGGTCAGAGCGTCTCCCGAGTCCTTGTCTGAATATTTGAATAGATTTGACTGTTAGCGTGACGGAGCTAGTCACAGCGAGACTTCACTTCCTCTGTCGCATTTCAAAGCTGCAGCACAGATCTGAACActctcaataataataataataataataataataataataatgacgaGGCTGAAACGTAACCGCCGCTCCAGACACACTCAGGATGATCAGATCCAGCACCAGGCTGTAATCCACGTGTGAAAGGGGGGAAAGAAGCGGCGCATGAGGGACGAGTGTGCGTCAGAAGCTGGATTTTCCGGTTCCGGAGACGCTAAAGATGCCGAGTTATAAACCGACGCATGCTGCAGACATGCAGGCGTTTTTCTTTTGCTGATGAATAAATGACGTAATGCGATATTAGCCGCGATTCACCGCTAGCTCACgctgatccttcactttaaacgGTTCTATAAATCATATTACTGAGACAGCGGATTATTAAAAAGCTCATTTCAGAGCGAATAAATAACACAAGCTCCAAAACAAcaagaagaaaatgaataaatggggtatgaaagtcatttttatttctgtagcaTAACTAACTCTTCTGTATGTAAATAACTCTTTACATACACGGTCATCTGAAAaggattaattaaataaaaacttttttacatttgataTTTTACTGTAGAGGCCAAAAATTGacatcatttaaatttaatatttcagatttattttatttattcctcaCAGTAATGTTTTACTCAATTCATCACTGGTCTTATGGTTCTTCTTATTACaggagaaagtaaaaaaaacatgacgaGTGATGATTAAAGGGGAAAaagttaaaaaggaaaaaaaaaaaaggaagactgATGACTaaagaaacttttttaaaaaaaatgttttaaaatgactacaaaaaaaagaaaaggaaaaaaacagtatgaCTGActaagagaaaaaggagaggaaaaagaagaatgaacgagtaaaacaagaaataaaaaaataataaataaacaatgactGATGACTAAAgaaaaattttataaaaatatatttaaattattttaaaaaatacattttaaaaaatgaacagagaACAGGAGGAGAGAAATGGCATctttctctcagtgtctctctctctctctctctctctctgagtctctctctgagtctctctctctctctctctgagtctctctccgtgtctctctctctctctctctctctctctctctctctctctgagtctctctctctctctctctcagtctctctccgtgtctctctctctctctctctctctctctctctgagtctctctccgtgtctctctctgagtctctctctctctctctctctctctctctctctgagtctctctccgtgtctctctctctctctctctgagtctctctccgtgtctctctctgagtctctctctctctgagtgtgtctctctctctctctctctctctctctgagtctctctctctctctctctctctctctctctctgagtctctctctctctctctctctctctgagtctctctccgtgtctctctctctctctctctctgagtctctctctgagtctctctctctctctctctctctctgtgtctctctccgaGTTTCTCTCTTGCTGTGCCTCTTTCTGAGTCTCTCgcagtgtgtctctctctctctctctctctcgccgtTTCTCTCTCCGCGCGACTCTCTCTCACCGCATCTCTGTCTCTcgttcagtctctctctccgAGTCTCTCCCTCTCAGTGGGCGTGTCCAGTGTGTGTCACTCAGTGGGCGTGTCTCTGTCCCGTGTCCCTGTAGGTGTATTTCGGAACGTCACACCCTCGCTCCTACATCTCGGCTAACGTGACGGGGATTAAGTGTGTGACGGGAATGTCGTGTCTGATGAGGAAGGACGTTCTGGACCAGGCGGGCGGTCTCATCGCGTTCGCTCAGTACATCGCTGAGGATTACTTCATGGCCAAAGCCATCGCTGACAGGTTTGATCTCTTTAGTAAATGATTTTCTAAAGCTCACATTTTTGAAACAGTTTACGTCTCTTTTTTGCGCCGTCATGCCTTACCGCTCCACGTGGGAAAATGAACgccttctctttgtctttcagAGGATGGAAATTTTCCATGGCGACGCAGGTAGCCATGCAGAACTCCGGCTCGTATTCCATCGCTCAGTTCCAGTCACGCATGATCAGGTACCACGTCTCTCCTTCTGCCCCTCGTCTGTCCTCATGACCACGCAATCACTCGGAACGTTCGTCCTCCGCTCTTCCTTTATTTCCTTACGGAATTATGCAGcgttttttattttagctttcatGATTTTTAGATATGGTTCTTTAACAGCTTTCACTCATCATCATTCTTATTAGTGTcattttattaagttttttaatgtttttgtaacAACTTTTATCATCATTTCTATTATACACGtttaaatttgcatattttgggggcggggctacacCTGCGTTCGTGATGGACAGATGATGGTTGTCGTGGTAACGTTGTAATATATTCTGAGaggtttaaataaatcagaaatgagaaaatgaggaTGAGACTGAAAATCCCCGCGATTAACGTGTTTAGAAGTTAGCTAACTGACTAGCTACATAGATACATTAGTGATGTTACTTGGATGgcaatttgaatatttaaatattcatgaattattttttaattgaaaataataaaagctatattagccataaatatattatatatcatatattttaaCAGCCATAAAACCTGTTTCATGTAGCATTAGTATTTTTTATTCGGACCTGAACTCTATCTATCCGTCCATCCTGTctaatgattttaataattatgaattatgtaatattattgttacatacaaatattttgcatttatttggtctctttttggtttaatttttctttatagttttttttttccagccacAAAACCAGTTTCACACAATTATTGatcatttaatgttcatttattataaatttcaggttatactgtatgtttttttttagattttttgcGTGAACACACGCCGTAGAATCGGCCCGAGGAATCGTTCGAGACGATCGTTTGGATTTTTCGCTTCTTTGCAGCGTCGTAACTAATTTACTGAGGAAGATTAAAAATGTCGCTGAAATCATTTCTCCGCGTCACAAACGTGTGGGAAGTGAACGCTCACCTGTCGCAGGTTCAGCGCGTCCCGATCAACATCACGATCATTTCctggcttctgattggctgaaaacGTTAACGGTCTCCGTTACAATGTCGTATTAATACGAGTCTGAAACCGGACACTGAAATTACAGATGAATTTAAACCAAGTTGTCTGTCTGGTGGCTGCAGATGGGCGAAGCTGCGGATCAACATGCTCCCCGCCACCATCATCGAGCCCATCTCCGAGTGCTTCGTGGCGAGTCTGATCATCGGCTGGTCGGCGCATCACATGTTCCGCTGGGACATCATGGTGTTCTTCATGTGCCACTGTCTCGCCTGGTTCATCTCCGACTACATCCAGCTGCGAGGAGTTCAGGTAACACCGACACCTGGCTGAAGGCAGGAGACGACGTTCATACACACTCTTTATACACACTCATCATTATGTAGTCTAATAATCCGGGAATAATCCGACTCCAAGCTCAATCAGACTCAGAAACGTTCATATAAACACCTCAGTGTAAACCGAGTCCAATCTGAATGAAATGTCTAATCCGACTGAGCGAGGAGTGTAACGTCCTTTTAATAATCCACTAAAGGAAAATAACAGGCGTGTAAACATTTGTGTCCAATTAGTTTCCTTCTCAGAATCCGATAAAATGGTCGTGTAATAAAACGCAGCTCgtgtttcagatttttaaagCTATTTGAAAAATAACTATGAGGCTGGACTGACGTCAGACTTACGTTCTGACTCGGACGCAGGACGGGAATTGACCCGAGTAAAGATCAGCGTTTAACATTCACCAGAAATTCATGAACATTCTGGAAAaaaagggtgaaaaaaaaaaaaaaagcgttgtGTTATCGTACGTTAGAAGATAACACGTATTATTCGGGGTAGTGACGTCACTCTCCACGCCATGTCGGTTAAATCACCCCAAACAGGTGGCGTTCGTTTGTGCTGTTAAAAGAAACGCGGttacaaggattttttttcttaaatagaataaaaaacaacTAACCTTCCTTCAGGTGCCGTTACGTCATTCTGTACTCCATGTCGTCCAAACACATGGAGCGAGGTTTAGTGTCAGCGTTACCATGACGACGAGACGCGTGAGTGCGTTAGCTTTTTAATGGGGCTGCTCGTCTCGTTTACAGGTTTACAATTATTTCCATCTCAGAACATCATCATCCAAGTGTGTTTATTAAACGCAGAGcgagaactgtgtgtgtgtgtgtgtgtgtgtgtgtgtgtgtgtgtgcgcgtgtgtgtgagcagtaaaGTCACTCAGCGTTTCATATTTACACCAGATTCTGAAATCCGATGTGATTTATTGAAAATAACCTAAAATGACCTGTGTGAAGTTGGCActccatataaataaatagtcacCAAAACTACACCATGCGTTTGTGCTGatttcaagatattaaacattctttttttggctgtgtgacGTCACTCTCCACCCCACGTCGTCTAAATCGCTTCCAACATGTTGCCATCTTTAGACATTAGCTATGTTTAGGCTTCACGCGGCGCTGCGCAGACCGATCGATTCGAGAATTACGCAGTACTGATCGCAGAACTACGCAGTACTTTGGTGTTTACGCCGATCGGTCTGCGCAGCGCCGCGTGAAGCCTAAACATAGCTAATGTCTAAAGATGGCAACATGTTGGAAGCGATTTAGACGACGCGGGGTGGAGAGTGACgtcacacagccaaaaaaagaatgtttaatatcttgaaatCAGCACAAACGCATGGTGTAGTTTTGGTGACACTTTATTTATATGGAGTGCCAACTTCACACAGGTCATTTTAGGTTATTTTCAATAAATCACATCGGATTTCAGAATCTGGTGTAAATCTGAAACGCTGAGTGACtttactgctcacacacacgcacacacacacacacacacacgcagttcTCGCTCTGCGTTTAATAAACACACTTGGATGATGATGTTCTGAGATGGAAATAATTGTAAACCTGTAAACCAGACGAGCAGCCCCATTAAAAAGCTGACCGCACTCACGCGTCTCGTCGTCATGGTAACGCTGACACTAAACCTCGCTCCATGTGTTTGCTCGCCTTTGGATCGCATTAAACGTAACATACAGAAACACGGATTTTAGAGCGTCCAGTTTAGGATCCATATAAACCAACTGGAATTAATTGGTGATAAACATTACTGAGGAATTTCCATTCGCTCGTTAGACAATTAAGATTTATTCAATCAGGTACAATGACAAACCTGAGTGCTAatcatttatacaaataaaataattctcaGTAAATTTTATTCTTAAACACTCCATATAccaattaatatataaatatatatatataatacataaatgtGATAAACAAATGTGCAGTCTGAACATGTTAATCAAGAAAAACAAGATGTTTAGCATTAAAGAAGagttaattgtttaattttgtttctatagatttaaattggcttttttttttttaaaggggcGGAGCTACATATAACTAAAGTGTGTGATGTCATTAAATAAATccaataaacaaattattagaGCTAGCAAGgtatgttagctaacattagctacgAAGAGATGATGGTTGTCGTGGTAACGTTGGACaggtttaaataaatctgtgagaaaatgatgaaaatggtGCGAGAGTGAGCTAGTTTATTAGCAGTTAGCTAAAGTTAGCGATGCATTCTATTTTAACCGAAGATATTAAATGTTACGTAACGTAAAGGTGTAAATCGCCGACCTGTCTGCGTCACGCTTGCTGTTTGTCGTTCCTCAGGGTGGTCCGCCGTCGTTCTCCAAGCTGGACTACGCCGTGGCCTGGTTCATCCGCGAGTCCATGACCATCCAGATCTTCCTCTCGGCGCTCTGGGATCCCACCATCAGCTGGAGGACGGGACGCTACCGGCTACGCTGCGGCGGCACGGCCGAGGAAATACTGGAcgtataaaaaaagaaaaaagaaaaaaaaaaaaaagagagagagagaggaaagaaaaaagcacCTTGAAGCAGTGGACACACTTGTGACAAAacaggaagaggagaaaaagtGGGCGGGGACAGAAATAACTGCTCATAATCATTTCAGATTTACCTGTGTGAGTTTTAAGaagtgaatctttttttttttttttttttaatttctttttttttttttttttttttttttaaagatttttaagaacctgtggtgtgtgtgttgccgGGCGTGTAGTCGAGTGTTTATGTTCTTGGTGCTTTTGCAGGCCTCGTGATCCGAGGCTTCGAGTCCCAAAATGAGCCAATAACGAATGACgtagaagaggaggaagagggcgTGTCTTAACGTCGttccggaaaaaaaaaaaatgcaaaaaaccacaaaaaacaattctttaaaatgagttttatttataagtttTTATGTCCTGTGGTTCTGAACAGCATTGCACGCACCGGTATATCGTTAAAGGTGATTAAAGTACGAATGAATCGATACCGATACTGGTAGCACTCCGATATCgttaaaaatagaaatttaaaaaaaaaatacgtgATGCTACGTGACGTACGCGACGTGTACGTTTTATGACGAAATGACCACAGTCTGGACGTCTTTCATGATTAAAGATCAAAGCAAATCCCTGATtggttaatatttaaattagtaaaagaaaaaaaaaaaacatcgtaCTCATTCTGAAATCGTTCGGTTATCGTTAGTTTAGCGGATAATCACTTTAGGAAATTAGGAAATCGCTGAATTTTTGCgtttagtgcatttttttttttatatatatatatatatatatatatatataaagatgttGGATGTCTAAACGTGTAAAATTTgacctgctttaaaaaaaaaaaaaaaaaaaaaaaaaagttcgaCCCGTAGCGTGACCTGAGCTGAATCAGTATTAGCGTGAGATTTCAGTTACGGTTTAAAACCTCCAATCAGCACACAGCGAAACATTTCCACGACTTGTAGAGTTTAGCgatgaatatttatttgtgcCACTAggatttaggttttttttttttttttcacgctTTTCTTTGATCTCGTACAACAAAAAGCTTTAAAGCCGAGTTCAGAGTTGAAATTCAGCGCCTCACATCGACATTCACATCATTTCCTggctgctgattggctgaaacgTTAATGACTGAACGTAGCACTGTGTTAATCTGATGAACCGAATTTGAAACGAAATTTTCAGCGGctttcaaaattttattttgatcTGAATttcgttaaaaaaaagtttaaacttGGAGTGAAATCAGAATCGCGAGAGTGTGTCACATTTAAAGGAATCAACAGAATTGGTGTAAATTTAACCTCTTTAAAAATTCAGACCTTGAAaattcaggtttaaaaaaataaaccacagtcatctaaaaaaaaaaaaaaaaaaaaaaaaggtaaaaaaaagttgtttttttttaaaaaaaaatcatttccagatattaaaataaaagaacagcttcagattttttttttaaattcaactttttaaaaaaaagtcttcagatatttcagaaaaaacaaca
This is a stretch of genomic DNA from Pangasianodon hypophthalmus isolate fPanHyp1 chromosome 17, fPanHyp1.pri, whole genome shotgun sequence. It encodes these proteins:
- the ugcg gene encoding ceramide glucosyltransferase isoform X1 is translated as MALLELAMQGFSIFGFILFIVLWLMHFMSIIYVRLHLNKKSSDKQPYSKLAGVSLLKPLKGVDPNLVSNLETFFELDYPKYEILLCVQDHDDPAIDVCKKLLGKYPSVDARLFIGGKKVGINPKINNLMPGYEGAKYDLVWICDSGIRVRPDTLKDMANQMTEKVGLVHGLPYVADRQGFAATLEQVYFGTSHPRSYISANVTGIKCVTGMSCLMRKDVLDQAGGLIAFAQYIAEDYFMAKAIADRGWKFSMATQVAMQNSGSYSIAQFQSRMIRWAKLRINMLPATIIEPISECFVASLIIGWSAHHMFRWDIMVFFMCHCLAWFISDYIQLRGVQGGPPSFSKLDYAVAWFIRESMTIQIFLSALWDPTISWRTGRYRLRCGGTAEEILDV
- the ugcg gene encoding ceramide glucosyltransferase isoform X2; the protein is MALLELAMQGFSIFGFILFIVLWLMHFMSIIYVRLHLKPLKGVDPNLVSNLETFFELDYPKYEILLCVQDHDDPAIDVCKKLLGKYPSVDARLFIGGKKVGINPKINNLMPGYEGAKYDLVWICDSGIRVRPDTLKDMANQMTEKVGLVHGLPYVADRQGFAATLEQVYFGTSHPRSYISANVTGIKCVTGMSCLMRKDVLDQAGGLIAFAQYIAEDYFMAKAIADRGWKFSMATQVAMQNSGSYSIAQFQSRMIRWAKLRINMLPATIIEPISECFVASLIIGWSAHHMFRWDIMVFFMCHCLAWFISDYIQLRGVQGGPPSFSKLDYAVAWFIRESMTIQIFLSALWDPTISWRTGRYRLRCGGTAEEILDV